The genomic region TGTTCAATACGAGCAAGCTCTGTTGATCCACCTCCTATATCAATGGTTACGGCATCATCGATGGGCATAAGGTAATTAAGAGAGCCAACGGCACCATAGTAAGCCTCTTGCCTTCCTTGTATAATCTTAATATGAATGTTAAGTTCATCTTTGACTTTTGCAATAAATGCTGAAGCATTTGGTGCATCACGAAGTGCGGAGGTGGCAATGCATATTGTCTTTTGACATTTAAGACTATGGATAATATAACTGAATTCTTCAAGTGCGCTAAAAGCTCTTTTTAAAGCGGGTTCTTGAAGAATTCCTCCATAATTATACGCACCTTCGCCAATGCGAACACGGCTTTTGGTTTCGTTAATTAAATGAAAAGCGAAACGACTACTTTTTTCAAAGATTGCCATTCTCGCAGAGTTTGAACCTATGTCGATAATGGCAGTACGTTTAGCCATTATTCTTCGCTGTTTAGTTGTTCGTATTTAAGCTTTAACTCTTCAACACTCTCTATGTTGTCTGGGTCAGGGATAATGCACTCTACGGGGCATACAGCAATGCATGAGGGCTCATCATAATGTCCAACACACTCCGTGCAGATATCTGGATCGATAATATAAATTGGATCGGACTCTTCAATGGCACCATTGGGGCATTCATCTCTACATGCGTCACACGCAATACACTCTTCAGTAATCATCAAAGACATACATTTTTTCCTTCATTAAAGTCTAATTTTGGAGAAGTTTATACACTAAATATACTTTAAGAAAATTTAAATGGAAGTTTTTTTGGAAGGAATAGTTAGTGAAGCAATGGTTCCTTGTCTATCTGAACGGTTTTTTAAAGCAATTTTAGCACCAATGGCATCAGCAGCGCTTTTTGCTAAAAACAGTCCTAGCCCTGCACCCGTTTGATTACCATAGCGTTTAAAAGGAGCAAAAAGATCTTTACTTTCGTCAATACCAATACCTTCGTCAGTAACAATAATATGAAAGCCTTCTTTGTTGGTATAAGATTGAATGGTGATATTCCCTTCTTTAGGGGTAAATTTAATAGCATTTTGAACAAAATTTTGAAGAATATGAACTAAAAGTGTCGGTTGTATAGTGATTTTGTAAGACTTTGGCAAGATATCAGGGATGATATGCTTTTCTTCCATATTTGCTAAAATCGCGTAATTATTAATCTGCTCATTTAAAAAAGCAATTAAATTAATTTCAACAGGTTTTTCAAACTGAGCACTTTCTTGGCGTCCAATTTCGAGGATATTACTAATCATCTTATTCATATCGTTGATTGTTTGATTGTTCGTTTTGAGGGTTTCAATATATTTGTCAGATTCTCTTGGCTTCAAAAGGGTCACTTCATTTTTTGTTTTCATAACAGCTAAAGGAGTTTTGAGTTCATGGGCAGCTCCAATAAAAAGTTCTTTCTGTGAGTTAACAAAGATTTGGATACGATCCACGAGTTTATTGATGCTGTTACCAAGAGGTTGAAATTCACTTGGAAGGGTTTTGGTATCGATTATTTGTAAAAAATTTTCATTCATAG from Sulfuricurvum sp. harbors:
- a CDS encoding YfhL family 4Fe-4S dicluster ferredoxin codes for the protein MSLMITEECIACDACRDECPNGAIEESDPIYIIDPDICTECVGHYDEPSCIAVCPVECIIPDPDNIESVEELKLKYEQLNSEE
- a CDS encoding HAMP domain-containing sensor histidine kinase → MFSKKSIRDNFILQLVSASATLIVIFSVILYNYIKISIFEDITQELTKQASIIATSRMNSIERMGINIFDPSLSSINNPADTHVTVAIRVNQGSIISFEHSEKDGEKFLTIFYPLEKRQHHFISITKNISNTDILLDKIFTNILIINLTAIFLILFYALFLSRMLILPIRSLTTKLATMNENFLQIIDTKTLPSEFQPLGNSINKLVDRIQIFVNSQKELFIGAAHELKTPLAVMKTKNEVTLLKPRESDKYIETLKTNNQTINDMNKMISNILEIGRQESAQFEKPVEINLIAFLNEQINNYAILANMEEKHIIPDILPKSYKITIQPTLLVHILQNFVQNAIKFTPKEGNITIQSYTNKEGFHIIVTDEGIGIDESKDLFAPFKRYGNQTGAGLGLFLAKSAADAIGAKIALKNRSDRQGTIASLTIPSKKTSI